From one Actinomyces sp. Marseille-P3109 genomic stretch:
- a CDS encoding aspartate:alanine exchanger family transporter, with product MLHPVLDVLAQAPILTVFLVIGLGTAVGQVPLGPIRFGAAGALFVGLAVGALDPRLGANLTLLRSLGLALFCYTVGLAAGNTFFRDLRRQLPLMALCVVALVLAGGVGGLYSHLTGVSPAMDSGAYAGALTSPVLDAAIEAAGTQEPAVGYALAYPVGVAVAILIVAGVVGRSWPGRRDPRPASADGITATSVYLLQRVALGEMEAFKEGRIRISYLERDGDTRVVAPGEELLPGDKVVIVGAPAAVESAMHDLGTGLNKCLAKDRSVVDFRRLTVSSTRVAGRTIAEVDMPGRFQGVITRVKRGDLDLLAREDLVLELGDRVLAVVPSDELEKAADWFGDSERSIAQIDAFSVGIGMALGVLVGLVAIPLPGGITLRLGVAAGPLVVGMVLGWVGRTGPFVWGLPHAANATIRQLGLLFFLAAIGLASGPDFAASAFSTTGLKVGVLAALIVVVNAIVLLAGARWAGVSAQRAAGGLAGLVGQPAILAFALSKRDDERIEAGYATLFALAIVVKIVMVQVLVAL from the coding sequence ATGCTTCATCCCGTCCTCGACGTCCTTGCGCAGGCGCCGATCCTCACCGTCTTCCTCGTCATCGGTCTGGGGACCGCCGTCGGGCAGGTCCCGCTCGGGCCGATCCGCTTCGGGGCGGCCGGGGCGCTCTTCGTGGGGCTGGCGGTCGGGGCCCTCGATCCCCGCCTGGGCGCGAACCTCACCCTGCTGCGAAGCCTCGGCCTGGCCCTGTTCTGCTACACCGTGGGCCTGGCCGCCGGCAACACCTTCTTCCGCGATCTGCGCAGGCAGCTGCCGCTCATGGCCCTGTGCGTCGTCGCCCTCGTGCTCGCCGGCGGGGTGGGCGGTCTCTACTCCCACCTGACCGGCGTGAGCCCGGCCATGGACTCCGGCGCCTACGCGGGCGCCCTCACCTCACCCGTGCTCGACGCCGCGATCGAGGCGGCGGGAACCCAGGAGCCCGCCGTCGGCTACGCCCTGGCCTACCCCGTGGGCGTGGCCGTCGCCATCCTCATCGTGGCCGGGGTCGTGGGCCGGTCCTGGCCCGGGCGGCGCGACCCGCGCCCCGCCAGCGCCGACGGCATCACCGCCACGAGCGTCTACCTGCTCCAGCGCGTGGCCCTCGGCGAGATGGAGGCCTTCAAGGAGGGCCGCATCCGCATCTCCTACCTCGAGCGCGACGGCGACACCCGCGTCGTCGCCCCCGGCGAGGAGCTGCTGCCCGGGGACAAGGTCGTCATCGTCGGGGCCCCGGCCGCCGTCGAGTCCGCCATGCACGACCTGGGCACCGGGCTCAACAAGTGCCTGGCCAAGGACCGCAGCGTCGTCGACTTCCGGCGCCTGACCGTGTCCTCCACGCGCGTGGCCGGGCGCACCATCGCCGAGGTGGACATGCCCGGGCGCTTCCAGGGCGTCATCACCCGCGTCAAGCGCGGCGACCTGGACCTGCTGGCCCGCGAGGACCTCGTCCTGGAGCTCGGCGACCGGGTGCTGGCGGTCGTGCCCAGCGATGAGCTGGAGAAGGCCGCCGACTGGTTCGGCGACTCCGAGCGCTCCATCGCCCAGATCGACGCCTTCTCCGTGGGCATCGGCATGGCGCTCGGCGTCCTGGTGGGGCTGGTCGCGATCCCGCTGCCCGGCGGGATCACCCTGCGGCTCGGGGTGGCGGCCGGGCCGCTCGTCGTCGGCATGGTCCTGGGCTGGGTGGGGCGCACCGGCCCTTTCGTGTGGGGGCTGCCGCACGCCGCCAACGCCACCATCCGCCAGCTGGGGCTGCTGTTCTTCCTGGCCGCGATCGGACTGGCCTCCGGGCCGGACTTCGCGGCGTCGGCCTTCTCGACGACGGGCCTCAAGGTGGGGGTGCTCGCCGCCCTCATCGTGGTGGTCAATGCGATCGTCCTGCTCGCTGGGGCGCGCTGGGCCGGGGTGTCGGCGCAGCGCGCCGCCGGGGGCCTGGCGGGGCTCGTCGGGCAGCCCGCGATCCTCGCCTTCGCTCTGTCCAAGCGCGACGACGAGCGCATCGAGGCCGGCTACGCGACCCTGTTCGCCCTGGCCATCGTCGTCAAGATCGTCATGGTCCAGGTCCTCGTGGCGCTGTAG
- a CDS encoding carboxymuconolactone decarboxylase family protein, with product MTTEAARPQYNVDSPENLARRERGLEVARSVDGEAAQAVIDSLADISPALGHHIAAFGFGDVYSRPGLDPRSRQLVTIGVLTALGGCEPQLRIHIGAALNVGLTREEIIEAILHASVYAGFPRALNATFVAREVFTERDAAD from the coding sequence ATGACCACTGAAGCCGCTCGCCCCCAGTACAACGTCGACAGCCCCGAGAACCTGGCCCGGCGCGAGCGCGGCCTGGAGGTCGCCCGCTCGGTCGATGGTGAGGCGGCCCAGGCCGTCATCGACTCGCTGGCGGACATCAGCCCGGCGCTCGGCCACCACATCGCGGCCTTCGGCTTCGGGGACGTCTACTCCCGCCCCGGCCTGGACCCGCGCAGCCGCCAGCTCGTCACGATCGGCGTGCTCACGGCCCTGGGCGGCTGCGAGCCGCAGTTGCGGATCCACATCGGGGCCGCCCTCAACGTGGGTCTGACCCGCGAGGAGATCATTGAGGCGATCCTGCACGCCTCGGTTTACGCCGGCTTCCCGCGAGCACTCAATGCGACCTTCGTGGCCCGCGAGGTTTTCACCGAGCGCGACGCCGCCGACTGA